Proteins encoded in a region of the Trypanosoma brucei gambiense DAL972 chromosome 4, complete sequence genome:
- a CDS encoding DNA-directed RNA polymerase II subunit 2,putative — protein MDDELLLQLNEVEEITDDDVDDIHRVAGMENVNTADIDSEDIWEIISSFFREKGLVHQQVDSYNDFLLRIPRMARSLLEIVPRQDDQFDPGVHVESEPDQYRLSLEDVVVGNPSHEMSGFSRTEMHPLFPNECRLRDLTYDAVAQVTLAIRVYRSREEQPYRTFLQNMELGRIPIMLKSMRCNLLNKDEEELPRLNECPHDQGGYFIVNGTEKVLIAQERQAANHVYAFTRPKGLLCEIKSIVEGSLNKPRTLQILMPYKKSGPGHGYENLLCRVAQMDELIPLFVLFRALDMGSDKEILQTVVPDLKDVAMLEMLRGSMEDASTLEIFTRDEALWFIGKRLGKQDSRENLQREAQDLLMRDLLPHMGVDCAADRGKCLFIGYMVHRLLLLALGRREDTDRDFLGHKRIDVAGSLLTFQLNQFLVQVRREMAQTVHDYSTNRGGVVSFGRILHNRLITDGMRRCLATGNFGDLKSGNIKTGVSQTLNRLTYSSSLSNLRRIQNPISASSKATRPRNLHCTQWGYICPVETPEGGSIGLLKNLALMCLVSRGSDHTGVVQAVQSRITGFHSIALSDLADVRVARVFVNGTLIGVHGDPERLLRDLRARRRGGELSNEVSIVRDIRDREIRVFSDGGRCLRPLFVVEKSRIKLQKAGIGELLEPSTTLGGRREISWNKVMKKGYVELIDCEEEDSLLIAMVPSEVGKNYFYSHCEMDPSMILGICASIIPYPNHNQSPRNTYQSAMGKQAMGIYASNFNMRMDTTAHVLFYPQKPLVRTKAMSYMRSNDLPAGHNAIVAIACYSGYNQEDSIIMSRSAVERGFFRSVFWRSYKASEEKKREGREMFEIPDRKVCHVKRADYTKLDTDGLIKPGMPVIGGDIIVGKTIPVPKTLSEGSPVSDTRILKRDCSISSRAAEKGVVDRVMLTENKGNRFTKVRIRTIKIPNIGDKFCSRHGQKGTNGIQFRQEDMPFNHDGISPDLIINPHAIPSRMTVAHLIETLAGKVACYKGGEVYATPFCSVVVEDFGKALTQLKLNRYGNERLYNGHTGLPLDHLIFFGPTYYQRLKHLSSDKIHARPRGPLQPLVRQPTEGRAHEGGLRFGEMERDCMLSYGASQWLRERLFRVSDYYSVHVCNMCGTICAADTDQNLYKCQGCDNDSHISQVLMPYACKLLFQELMSMAILPRLGTGPL, from the coding sequence ATGGACGACGAACTACTTCTACAGCTCAACGAGGTGGAGGAAATCAcagatgatgatgttgatgacaTACATCGTGTGGCGGGCATGGAGAACGTGAACACAGCCGATATTGACAGTGAAGACATATGGGAGATTATCTCATCGTTTTTCAGGGAGAAGGGTCTCGTGCACCAGCAGGTAGATTCATATAATGACTTCCTTCTTCGTATTCCCCGCATGGCGCGGAGCCTTCTTGAAATTGTACCCAGGCAGGATGATCAGTTCGACCCGGGCGTTCACGTGGAGAGTGAGCCAGATCAATACCGCCTGAGCCTGGAGGACGTCGTAGTGGGAAACCCCTCCCACGAAATGTCGGGCTTCAGCCGCACGGAAATGCATCCCCTTTTCCCTAATGAGTGTCGACTGCGGGACTTGACGTATGACGCTGTTGCGCAAGTAACACTCGCCATTCGCGTGTACCGATCGCGTGAGGAGCAGCCGTATCGAACATTTCTTCAGAATATGGAACTCGGTCGCATTCCGATTATGCTGAAGTCCATGCGGTGCAATCTTCTGAAcaaggatgaggaagaattACCAAGGCTCAACGAGTGTCCACATGACCAGGGTGGTTACTTTATTGTTAATGGAACGGAAAAGGTGCTTATCGCGCAGGAACGTCAAGCAGCCAACCATGTGTACGCGTTTACGCGCCCCAAGGGTCTATTATGTGAAATCAAATCCATTGTTGAAGGTTCTCTTAACAAGCCAAGAACCCTTCAAATATTAATGCCGTACAAAAAGAGTGGTCCCGGTCATGGGTACGAGAATCTATTATGTCGTGTAGCACAAATGGATGAACTGATtccgctttttgttttgttccgaGCGCTAGACATGGGATCTGATAAGGAGATCCTGCAGACAGTTGTCCCGGATTTAAAAGATGTCGCCATGCTCGAAATGCTTCGCGGCTCCATGGAAGATGCAAGTACGTTGGAAATATTTACACGTGATGAGGCCTTGTGGTTCATTGGCAAGCGCCTCGGGAAGCAGGACAGCCGTGAAAACCTGCAACGTGAAGCCCAGGACCTTCTCATGCGGGATTTACTTCCCCACATGGGGGTGGACTGCGCTGCTGATAGAGGCAAGTGCCTCTTCATCGGCTACATGGTGCAccggctgctgctgttggcgcTCGGTCGTCGTGAGGATACCGACCGTGACTTTTTGGGTCACAAGCGTATCGATGTTGCGGGGTCTCTTCTAACCTTTCAGCTAAATCAATTCCTCGTTCAGGTGAGGAGGGAGATGGCACAAACGGTGCATGACTACTCCACCAACCGCGGTGGTGTTGTGAGCTTCGGCCGTATTTTGCATAATCGACTCATCACAGACGGTATGAGGCGCTGCTTGGCTACCGGTAACTTCGGTGACTTGAAGTCCGGTAACATTAAAACTGGTGTGTCGCAGACGCTTAACCGATTGACTTATTCGTCATCTCTTAGTAACCTCCGTCGTATTCAAAATCCCATCTCTGCGTCCAGTAAAGCCACACGGCCCCGAAATCTTCATTGCACACAGTGGGGCTACATATGCCCGGTGGAAACACCGGAGGGTGGTTCCATTGGTCTGCTGAAAAACCTGGCGCTCATGTGCCTCGTGTCTCGGGGAAGTGATCACACCGGTGTAGTTCAGGCCGTCCAGTCGCGCATTACAGGGTTCCACTCGATCGCCCTCTCGGACCTGGCAGACGTCCGTGTGGCGCGCGTGTTTGTGAATGGGACACTCATCGGCGTGCACGGGGATCCCGAGCGCCTGCTCCGAGACTTGCGTGCACGGCGCCGCGGCGGGGAGCTTAGTAATGAAGTAAGTATTGTACGTGATATTCGGGACCGCGAGATCCGCGTCTTCTCAGATGGTGGAAGGTGTTTGCGGCCATTGTTCGTGGTTGAGAAATCACGGATCAAGTTACAGAAGGCGGGAATTGGCGAGCTTCTTGAGCCCTCCACAACATTGGGTGGTAGGCGCGAAATTTCGTGGAATAAGGTAATGAAGAAAGGTTACGTCGAGCTCATTGACTGTGAAGAGGAGGACTCCCTCCTCATCGCCATGGTGCCGAGCGAGGTGGGAAAGAACTATTTCTACTCGCACTGTGAGATGGACCCGTCAATGATCCTCGGTATCTGTGCCTCCATTATTCCTTACCCGAACCACAACCAGTCTCCACGAAACACGTACCAGTCTGCTATGGGTAAACAGGCTATGGGAATATATGCATCCAACTTTAACATGCGCATGGATACAACGGCCCACGTTCTCTTCTACCCACAGAAGCCGCTTGTGCGCACAAAAGCAATGTCATACATGCGAAGCAACGATCTTCCAGCAGGACACAACGCAATAGTCGCTATCGCGTGTTACTCAGGTTATAACCAGGAGGACTCCATCATTATGAGTCGCTCCGCTGTGGAACGTGGTTTTTTCCGGAGCGTATTTTGGCGCTCATACAAGGCTTCAGAGGAGAAGAAACGGGAGGGTCGGGAGATGTTTGAGATCCCAGACAGAAAGGTGTGCCATGTAAAACGTGCGGATTACACTAAACTCGACACTGATGGCCTCATTAAACCTGGCATGCCCGTTATTGGTGGAGATATCATCGTGGGTAAAACGATTCCTGTGCCCAAAACCCTATCCGAAGGATCTCCTGTAAGCGACACTCGAATTCTCAAGCGCGATTGCAGCATTAGTTCGAGAGCAGCCGAAAAGGGTGTTGTCGATAGAGTGATGTTAACGGAGAACAAAGGGAATCGTTTTACTAAAGTGAGGATCCGTACCATCAAAATACCAAACATTGGAGACAAATTCTGTAGCCGCCACGGACAAAAAGGAACTAACGGTATCCAGTTCCGCCAAGAAGATATGCCCTTCAACCACGATGGTATATCACCGGACTTGATCATTAACCCACACGCTATCCCTTCTCGTATGACAGTAGCGCACTTGATCGAGACACTGGCTGGAAAAGTGGCTTGCTATAAAGGCGGTGAGGTGTACGCCACGCCTTTTTGTTCCGTTGTCGTTGAAGATTTCGGAAAGGCGCTGACGCAGCTTAAACTCAACCGATACGGCAATGAGCGTTTATACAATGGCCATACCGGCTTACCACTTGATCATCTCATCTTCTTTGGTCCCACATATTACCAGCGGTTGAAGCACTTATCGAGCGACAAAATTCACGCACGGCCCCGTGGACCTCTTCAGCCGCTGGTGCGGCAGCCGACCGAAGGACGAGCACACGAGGGCGGGCTTCGATTCGGTGAGATGGAACGTGATTGCATGCTTTCGTACGGCGCTTCGCAGTGGCTTCGAGAGCGGTTGTTCCGCGTAAGTGATTATTACTCCGTGCACGTATGCAATATGTGTGGGACTATTTGCGCAGCGGACACGGACCAGAATCTGTACAAGTGTCAAGGTTGTGACAACGACTCACATATTTCCCAGGTTCTTATGCCGTATGCTTGCAAGTTGCTCTTTCAAGAGCTGATGTCGATGGCGATTCTCCCCCGTCTTGGCACAGGGCCGTTGTAA
- a CDS encoding nucleolar protein, putative yields MSKPDRKVKNSKKEVPVAKIKRGSGNATQKRPKKSQAQRKQHHLEELGSDNSDVMSGNGGISGNYAPYEENEEVEYNDEEFGSYEEEESDYFSDGEEVEDDDDFEAKAIKFRQQMDKLHSEAAAEQEGDIRSRTAKPTLFGDAEEQEEDGEQVQLLGQQHTVEELRDRIGETVHVLSHFKEEREEGRTREDYMQLLRADIMELYGYNEFLTDSILLLFSPTEAVEFFEAMEKPRPTTIRVNTIKAKRRDLVQALVKRGMNVEPLEKWSKVGLQVFESNVPISGTVEYLAGHYMLQSAVSFLPVMALAPQINERVLDMAAAPGGKTTYIAQLMKNTGVIFANDVSEPRTKSLNANLQRLGVTNTVVTNYDGVGFEKVMKNFDRILLDAPCTGSGIISRDKSIKTSKQYEDVQRASQLQRSLLLSAIDAVRVGGYIVYSTCSFLVEENEAVVDFVLHRRDVAIVEAGLPFGRPGLTKYRHHRFHDKLQNARRLFPHVHNMDGFFVCKLKKLSNNPGGPSTNGLKKEESNVAKSGNVKTMKGTNKRQREDDSKAKGELKTKNNRISVPPATKKSPKSKGKSG; encoded by the coding sequence ATGTCCAAGCCGGATCGAAAGGTGAAGAACTCCAAAAAGGAGGTACCTGTGGCAAAAATAAAGCGAGGGAGCGGAAACGCGACCCAAAAACGCCCGAAAAAGTCACAAGCACAGCGGAAACAACACCACTTAGAAGAGTTAGGCTCTGATAACTCCGACGTGATGTCTGGAAATGGCGGTATCAGTGGCAACTATGCGCCATacgaggaaaatgaagaagtcGAATACAACGATGAAGAATTCGGATCCtacgaggaagaagaaagtgatTACTTTTCCGATGgtgaagaagtggaagatgatgatgacttTGAGGCGAAAGCTATAAAATTCCGCCAGCAGATGGACAAGTTACATTCAGAGGCTGCAGCGGAACAGGAGGGAGACATCAGGTCCCGAACAGCCAAACCAACACTCTTCGGTGATGCAGAGGAGCAAGAAGAGGATGGAGAGCAGGTGCAACTGCTGGGACAGCAGCACACTGTAGAGGAGCTAAGAGATCGCATCGGTGAAACTGTCCATGTCCTTTCCCATTTTAAGGAAGAGCGGGAAGAGGGGCGAACGCGGGAAGATTATATGCAGCTGCTTCGTGCAGACATCATGGAACTCTACGGGTATAATGAGTTTCTTACAGATTCAATTCTTCTCCTGTTTTCGCCCACAGAGGCTGTTGAGTTCTTTGAAGCAATGGAAAAGCCGCGACCAACAACTATTCGGGTCAACACAATCAAGGCCAAACGTCGTGACTTGGTGCAGGCCCTTGTGAAGCGTGGAATGAACGTAGAGCCATTGGAAAAGTGGTCCAAAGTAGGGCTCCAGGTGTTTGAGTCTAATGTTCCCATCTCCGGCACAGTCGAATACCTTGCCGGGCATTACATGCTTCAGTCTGCAGTATCGTTCCTACCTGTAATGGCGCTGGCACCGCAAATTAACGAGCGCGTACTTGATATGGCCGCGGCTCCTGGCGGAAAAACGACGTATATTGCGCAGTTGATGAAAAATACCGGCGTCATTTTTGCCAACGATGTCAGTGAGCCCCGTACAAAATCCTTGAATGCAAACCTTCAGCGGCTCGGTGTAACAAACACTGTGGTGACTAACTACGACGGAGTCGGGTTTGAGAAGGTCATGAAAAACTTCGATCGTATTTTATTGGATGCCCCGTGTACAGGCAGTGGAATTATTTCCCGGGACAAAAGCATCAAAACAAGCAAGCAATACGAAGATGTGCAGAGAGCCTCTCAGTTGCAGCGGTCACTTCTCCTCTCAGCGATAGACGCGGTGCGGGTTGGTGGGTACATTGTGTATTCGACTTGCTCCTTCCTTGTcgaggaaaatgaagcggTTGTGGACTTCGTGCTCCACCGGCGTGACGTGGCCATTGTGGAGGCGGGGCTGCCATTTGGAAGGCCGGGATTGACGAAGTACCGCCACCACAGGTTCCATGACAAGCTGCAAAACGCCCGGCGGCTCTTCCCTCACGTGCACAATATGGACGGTTTCTTTGTGTGCAAGTTGAAGAAACTTTCAAATAACCCAGGCGGTCCGAGCACGAATGGgctgaagaaggaggaatctAACGTCGCGAAAAGTGGGAATGTGAAAACAATGAAGGGAACTAACAAGAGGCAAAGAGAGGATGACAGCAAGGCAAAGGGGGAACTAAAGACCAAGAACAATCGTATCAGTGTCCCGCCGGCCACGAAGAAGTCTCCAAAgagtaaagggaaaagtggATGA